In the genome of Cryptococcus deuterogattii R265 chromosome 6, complete sequence, one region contains:
- a CDS encoding ribonuclease Z has translation MHLRITELTLPVFDTADGTLNRLHQSSLKLANISRIFITHLHVDHVLGLVPVLTTVMTGTMATKEATQKIKELGLKKQPTFHLYGPSGLRNLVRTILNITQANLSGVFAIHELLQDGEEPSAGCREDEIHPNEAVGMDMRADEDGVWKVVLQEGNGKNGKGWKVSAGPIHHRVPSLGYVLQEPTPRLPLDTATLIPLLQSNSEALAALDPPVKHPLSLLSHLTSLPAPPPFTLPSGDIISPPEASGILPRKIVIFGDCSGGTKNHIFRSMCEDASLLVHECTNAAIPQAIQREEKGQRARTRDLEPSLMRSQGVSPGQSAPSSGYSSANSPSTPNGLQAPKLDKESADEIKRGEVKKKAQSRGHSTPDEVGEFARVIRARRVVVNHFSAMFPSPRYPTAAALPSILSSICSFPYPVPRPLPHTSLPPPLPVPLNSKYPSELHVRVIMQSLADQILDKCASFSLSDEDLDKPPRGKTGMVIPARDFMHLPIPSHELNALEIEDVRSCKELADKVTEEWKKHGGIWIENGEEEWIGVEKEVKVTGWRFKKVAKESDEWVVDRVKEDSNGN, from the exons ATGCACTTACGAATTACAGAACTCACTTTGCCAGTTTTTGACACTGCCGACGGCACACTCAACCGTCTGCATCAGTCATCTCTCAAGTTGGCCAACATCTCTCGTATTTTCATTACTCATCTCCATGTCGACCATGTCCTAGGGCTTGTGCCCGTTTTAACTACCGTCATGACTGGCACAATGGCTACTAAAGAGGCAACTCAAAAGATTAAGGAGCTTGGTTTGAAGAAACAGCCTACTTTCCATTTGTATGGACCATCAGGGTTAAGGAACCTGGTCAGGACCATATTGAACATCACACAAGCAAATCTATCTGGGGTGTTCGCCATCCATGAGCTGTTACAAGATGGCGAAGAACCTTCAGCAGGTTGCCGTGAAGATGAAATACACCCAAATGAGGCAGTTGGGATGGATATGAGAGCCGATGAGGATGGCGTTTGGAAAGTGGTGCTTCAAGAGGGTAATGGGAAGAACGggaaagggtggaaagTCAGCGCAGGTCCAATACACCATAGAG TACCATCCCTCGGCTACGTCCTGCAGGAGCCCACGCCTCGACTTCCATTAGACACTGCAACCCTCATACCTTTGTTACAGTCCAACTCCGAGGCTTTGGCTGCTCTTGATCCTCCGGTTAAGCATCCCTTGTCTCTTTTATCGCACCTTACATCTCTCCCGGCCCCGCCGCCATTCACGCTCCCCTCGGGGGACATCATATCCCCTCCAGAGGCCTCTGGTATCCTCCCACGCAAGATAGTTATTTTTGGAGATTGTTCTGGAGGGACAAAGAATCATATTTTCAGGTCGATGTGTGAAGACGCTAGTCTCTTGGTGCATGAATGTACCAATGCGGCGATCCCTCAGGCCATacagagagaggagaaaggacaAAGAGCTCGCACAAGGGATCTAGAGCCAAGTTTAATGCGTTCCCAAGGTGTATCACCCGGACaatctgctccttcttcaggGTATAGTTCTGCTAATTCCCCCTCTACTCCCAATGGGCTGCAGGCGCCGAAGTTGGATAAGGAAAGTGCGGATGAGATCAAAAGAGGCGAAGTTAAGAAGAAAGCTCAAAGTAGGGGACATTCAACTCCTGATGAGGTGGGGGAGTTTGCAAGGGTAATCAGGGCCCGAAGAGTTGTTGTCAACCACTTTTCTGCCAT GTTCCCATCACCGAGATATCCAACAGCTGCAGCCCTTCCATCGATTCTTTCCTCGATCTGTTCATTTCCATACCCTgttcctcgtcctcttccacatacttctcttccgccacCACTTCCCGTCCCACTCAATTCAAAATATCCTAGTGAGCTGCACGTACGCGTAATCATGCAATCGTTGGCGGACCAGATATTAGATAAATGTGCCTCCTTTTCGCTTTCCGATGAAGATCTGGATAAACCGCCGAGAGGCAAAACAGGGATGGTGATCCCCGCCAGAGATTTTATGCACCTCCCCATACCATCTCATGAGCTTAATGCTTTggagattgaggatgtcCGGTCATGCAAAGAATTAGCAGACAAGGTGAcggaggaatggaagaagcatgGGGGTATCTGGATTGAaaatggtgaagaagagtggataGGAGTCGAAAAGGAGGTAAAAGTGACAGGATGGAGATTCAAAAAGGTGGCCAAGGAAAGCGATGAATGGGTGGTCGATAGAGTAAAGGAGGATAGCAATGGTAATTAG
- a CDS encoding epsin, translating to MAASLQHFGRGALRVAKNYTKGYTDTQTKVREATSNDPWGPSGTMMNEVAQLTYNQNDFVEVMEMLDKRLNDKGKNWRHVFKALTLLDYCLHAGSENVVIYFKDNIYIIKTLKEFVYVDENGKDVGANVRQKAKDITNLLQDESRLREERRSRGAMRDRMLGNIEASGLRGDRDYGEPRSPSRQNEHSRPSSRPNRSRDEDDDLKKAIEESKRMSEDEARRRSMLTQEEDDLQRAIRLSEEEEAKRKREQESATQNALFDDSLNLQSQNAYTQQPDLFAQQTQQMPVQPTGGWPLVDVGWGQQQQQLQPQYTSYNPFYAQMQQQQMQQQQQEEYMRQQMALQEQQRQQQEWMQQQQYLQQQQTSLLAQPTGYGSNNPFAPSLGNQQPGQIPSPQPQQQQPSFLPVPNVTAQSQSPTPQTQMLEQQPLEPQATARPTWTPQTKTNDGQHGQLASLLARGREDGLDTFGNVGNLRIPVGSTFHNSNRVAVQQTGAGSLGPNNPFGQRQAQQGQQQGQGSEQPFFSI from the exons ATGGCTGCGTCTCTCCAGCATTT TGGCCGAGGCG CCCTCCGAGTCGCCAAAAACTACACAAAGGGCTACACAGACACCCAGACAAAGGTCCGCGAAGCCACCTCGAATGATCCTTGGGGACCCTCCGGCACCATGATGAACGAGGTTGCTCAGCTGACCTATAACCA AAATGACTTTGTAGAGGTTATGGAGATGCTCGACAAACGCTTGAATGACAAAGGGAAGAACTGGCGACACGTATTCAAGGCTCTCACACTTCTCGACTATTGCCTCCACGCTGGCTCGGAAAACGTGGTCATCTACTTCAAAGACAATATTTACATTATCAAAACCCTCAAAGAGTTTGTCTATGTCGACgagaatggaaaggatgtGGGGGCCAATGTTAGacaaaaggcaaaggatATCACCAATCTCCTCCAAGACGAGTCGAGActgagggaagaaagacgtTCCCGAGGTGCTATGCGAGACAGGATGTTGGGTAACATCGAAGCATCTGGTCTTCGTGGTGACCGTGACTACGGAGAGCCTCGTAGCCCTAGTCGCCAGAACGAACATTCACGCCCTTCATCTCGACCGAACAGGTCCcgtgatgaagatgacgatcTTAAAAAAGCCATCGAAGAGTCCAAGCGCATGTCCGAGGATGAAGCtaggagaagaagcatgTTGActcaggaagaggacgacCTTCAACGGGCCATCAGATTGtctgaggaggaggaagcgaaAAGAAAGCGCGAGCAAGAAAGTGCAACTCAGAATGCTTTGTTTGACGACAGCTTGAACTT ACAGTCTCAGAATGCCTATACTCAGCAACCGGATCTCTTTGCTCAGCAGACTCAGCAGATGCCCGTGCAGCCTACTGGTGGTTGGCCGTTAGTCGATGTTGGATGGggccagcagcagcaacaattACAGCCGCAGTACACATCTTACAAT CCGTTCTATGCTCAGatgcagcaacaacaaatgcagcaacagcaacaagaagagtataTGCGTCAACAAATGGCTCTTCAGGAGCAACAACGCCAGCAGCAAGAGTGgatgcagcagcagcaatatttgcagcaacaacagacTTCTTTGCTTGCTCAGCCTACAGGATATGGCTCCAACAATCCATTTGCACCTAGTTTGGGCAATCAGCAGCCTGGACAGATTCCATCGCCTCAGCcgcagcaacagcagccatctttcctccccGTCCCCAACGTCACCGCGCAATCCCAGTCACCTACCCCTCAGACCCAGATGCTGGAGCAACAGCCCCTTGAGCCTCAAGCGACAGCTAGACCAACATGGACACCTCAGACTAAAACAAACGACGGCCAGCATGGTCAATTGGCTTCCTTGTTGGCGCGAGGTAGGGAAGATGGTTTGGATACGTTTGGTAACGTGGGCAACCTCC GTATTCCCGTGGGATCGACGTTTCATAATTCGAACAGAGTTGCGGTACAGCAGACAGGTGCAGGTAGTCTCGGGCCGAACAACCCTTTTGGTCAGAGACAAGCACAGCAGGGTCAGCAGCAAGGACAGGGTAGTGAACAACCATTCTTCTCAATCTAG
- a CDS encoding transcriptional activator, producing MSEHTNLKNLAPLGNQPDLAASSAGAGPSKPFTEAQVEEFREQDRWLPIANVARIMKSSLPNSAKVSKEAKECVQECVSEFISFITSEAAEKCLNEKRKTLNGEDILTSMRALGFDNYEGVLRVYLAKYRDSHHSIPKRNAQHEDDDDSEVQDGRKKRGRGRQPAGGTASTNGHAEGTTSKRKRGDDKQGVR from the exons ATGTCAGAACATACAAACCTCAAGAACCTTGCCCCGCTAGGCAACCAACCAGACCTCGCCGCAAGCTcagcaggagcaggccCTTCAAAACCATTTACGGAGGCTCAAGTCGAGGAGTTTCGAGAACAAGATCGGTGGCTGCCA ATTGCCAATGTGGCACGAATCATGAAGTCTTCATTACCAAATTCAGCGAAAGTGTCGAAGGAAGCCAAGGAATGCGTTCAAGAATGCGTGTCGGAGTTTATCTCTTTCATC ACATCAGAAGCGGCAGAAAAATGTTTgaatgaaaagagaaagacgtTGAACGGGGAGGATATACTCACTTCTATGCGCGCGTTGGGGTTCGACAATTATGAGGGTGTTTTGAGAGTGTACCTGGCGAAATATCGCGAT TCACATCATTCCATACCAAAACGCAACGCACAACAcgaggacgatgacgatTCGGAAGTTCAAGATGGGCGAAAGAAGCGCGGACGCGGAAGGCAACCAGCTGGCGGCACTGCTTCGACCAACGGTCATGCAGAGGGAACAACGTCTAAACGAAAAAGAGGTGATGACAAGCAAGGTGTACGATAG
- a CDS encoding eukaryotic translation initiation factor 3 subunit A, with protein sequence MPPIYVKPENALKRSEELLALGTPQSQQQAFDNLVEVFQSKRFKQTPINVLEPIVAKFIDLCVSLNRKAHAKSGLLVFKSAAQTTNIGAIERVLNHFIAEAETRLAAAVEQAKKEVAALPDVPVVDDDLPLQPASLMLDCFVDSAGDRERIERRLIAPAQKFCWDAYDICLDIAKSNDRLEIIYQSIAHRAFNFCKVHQRKADFRRLCEQRLRKDLANAAKYSHQQHAINLSDPETLGRFLDTRFLQLETAVELELWQEAFRSVEDVHGLIAGRKGIKPSMMANYYEKLTEIFKAEGGKQTAVFHAAAWARYFQHAERAGTVNDKASGCVLLSALAVPLGEVEVKQRLVALLNLPKTPTREALVQDAAAKHLKRVPADIRQIYKILEVDFEPTTASKVLAPLITSLSPEYQPYLPALRDVVLSRLLQALAQVYDSVTLSHILDLVKPLDNTPWATDMSSLEKFLVTACRRGDIHASVDHVAQTITFVSAPPDANGLQTLAVCLYNTIQYLNPSRLAPVSRSDAFAAAIAQAEEERKAASHKRQIVIRRRELLEEAKLRREKEASTALAERLKIKAEEDARRAKEEAKQAEIDRVRKQIHETKQAEAMQLAASLAAQGALKVDISNIEDLDSSKLVAMQVEQLAKEKKELSERLRIVGKRVDHLERAMRKEERPLLAQDYERQKAEDRAAHDRANQIAREQAIEQQRAAKELKQRLGRMLEDYEAVKERVESQMQEELKAAKEEAKRKIEEEKAQLREKIIRRKREEKERKLEEAREAEERERREEGKSILAGHLFVLSLTDLQRRLLRRLKKKPALLRLVRLKLLPLNNVEPSVKLNVNQTSNVSALSKNEKKRLFVDDKPKRAQPAVPTDHLLVLVPLLRRLLQLLQLVVLHGWLDERPWRLKPAAPLWPVHPSQCLPILPRHLLPHPTALRALPVNLRNPP encoded by the exons ATGCCCCCCATCTACGTCAAGCCAGAGAACGCCCTCAAG CGGTCAGAGGAGCTCCTCGCCCTCGGCACACCCCAATCTCAGCAGCAAGCCTTCGACAACCTCGTCGAAGTTTTCCAATC AAAACGATTCAAGCAGACTCCCATCAACGTCCTTGAGCCTATCGTCGCCAAGTTTATTGATCTCTGTGTCTCTCTCAACCGCAAGGCTCATGCCAAATCCGGTCTTCTTGTTTTCAAGTCTGCTGCTCAGACCACCAATATCGGTGCCATCGAGAGGGTATTGAACCACTTTATTGCTGAGGCCGAGACTCGTCTTGCTGCCGCCGTCGAGCAAGCTAAGAAGGAGGTTGCTGCTTTACCCGATGTTCCCGTTGTCGACGACGATCTGCCTCTTCAACCGGCTTCTCTTATGCTTGACTGCTTTGTTGACAGTGCTGGCGACAGGGAAAGGATCGAGCGAAGATTGATTGCCCCCGCGCAAAAGTTCTGCTGGGATGCTTACGACATTTGTCTCGATATCGCCAAGAGCAACGACAGACTCGAGATCATCTACCAATCTATCGCCCACCGTGCGTTCAACTTCTGCAAGGTTCACCAGCGCAAGGCCGACTTCCGTCGTTTGTGTGAGCAGCGACTGCGAAAGGATCTTGCCAACGCTGCCAAGTACAGTCACCAGCAACACGCCATCAACCTTTCCGACCCCGAGACTCTCGGCCGCTTCCTTGACACTCGTTTCCTTCAGCTTGAAACTGCTGTTGAGCTCGAGCTTTGGCAGGAGGCTTTCCGTTCCGTTGAGGATGTCCACGGTTTGATTGCGGGCAGGAAGGGTATCAAGCCTTCCATGATGGCCAACTACTATGAAAAATTGACTGAGATCTTCAAGGCTGAGGGCGGTAAGCAGACTGCTGTCTTCCACGCTGCTGCTTGGGCTAGGTACTTCCAGCATGCTGAGAGAGCCGGTACTGTCAATGACAAGGCTTCTGGCTGTGTCTTGCTTTCTGCCCTTGCCGTTCCTCTTGGTGAAGTGGAGGTTAAGCAGAGGCTCGTTGCCCTGCTCAACCTCCCCAAGACGCCCACTCGTGAAGCTCTTGTTCAAGACGCTGCTGCCAAGCACCTCAAGCGCGTGCCCGCCGATATCCGACAGATTTACAAGATTCTTGAAGTCGACTTTGAACCTACCACCGCTTCCAAGGTTCTTGCTCCTCTCATTACCAGCCTCTCTCCCGAGTACCAACCTTACCTCCCTGCTCTTCGCGATGTTGTtctctctcgtcttctccaagctctTGCTCAAGTGTACGACTCTGTCACCCTTTCCCACATCCTTGACCTTGTCAAGCCCCTCGATAACACTCCCTGGGCCACCGACATGTCTTCCCTTGAAAAGTTCCTTGTCACCGCTTGCCGACGAGGTGACATTCATGCCTCCGTTGACCACGTTGCGCAGACCATCACCTTTGTTTCTGCTCCCCCTGACGCCAACGGCCTTCAGACCCTTGCCGTCTGTCTCTACAACACTATCCAGTACCTCAACCCCTCTCGTCTTGCTCCTGTTTCTCGATCCGACGCTTTCGCTGCTGCCATCGCTCAggccgaggaagagcgCAAGGCTGCTAGCCATAAGCGACAGATCGTCATTCGACGGCGTGAGCTTTTGGAGGAAGCCAAGCTTCGtcgagagaaggaggcttCTACTGCCCTCGCTGAGCGTCTCAAGATCAAGGCCGAAGAGGATGCTCGTCGAGCTAAGGAGGAGGCCAAACAGGCTGAGATTGACCGAGTTCGCAAGCAGATCCACGAGACTAAGCAGGCTGAGGCCATGCAGCTCGCTGCTTCCCTTGCTGCCCAAGGTGCCCTCAAGGTCGATATCTCCAACATTGAAGACCTCGACTCTTCCAAGCTTGTTGCCATGCAGGTTGAGCAGCTTgccaaagagaagaaggagcttTCTGAGAGGTTGCGTATCGTCGGCAAGAGGGTTGACCACCTCGAGCGTgcgatgaggaaggaggagagaccGTTGTTGGCCCAGGACTATGAACGTCAGAAGGCCGAGGACCGAGCGGCTCACGATAGGGCTAACCAGATTGCTCGAGAGCAGGCCATTGAGCAGCAGAGGGCTGCCAAGGAGTTGAAGCAGAGATTGGGTAGGATGTTGGAGGACTACGAGGCTGTCAAGGAACGCGTTGAGTCTCAGATGCAGGAGGAGTTGAAGGCTGCTAAAGAAGAGGCTAAGAGAaagattgaggaagaaaaggctcagttgagagagaagatcattagaagaaaaagggaagaaaaagagaggaagctCGAGGAAGCCAGAGAAGctgaggagagggagcgACGGGAGGAAGGCAAGTCCATATTGGCTGGTCATTTATTTGTATTATCGCTAACAGATTTACAGAGGAGGCTGCTCagaaggctgaagaagaagcccGCGCTGCTGCGGCTCGTGAGGCTgaagctgctgccgctgaaCAACGTCGAGCCGAGCGTGAAGCTCAACGTCAATCAGACCTCGAACGTATCCGCGCTCAGCAagaacgagaagaagaggctcTTCGTCGACGACAAGCCGAAAAGGGCGCAACCGGCGGTGCCTACAGACCACCTGCTCGTGCTGGTGCCACTCCTCCGGCGgcttctccagctcctTCAACTGGTGGTCCTTCATGGTTGGCTCGACGAAAGGCCATGGAGGCTCAAACCGGCGGCGCCCCTGTGGCCAGTTCACCCAAGCCAGTGCCTTCCGATTCTGCCGCGGCATCTGCTCCCGCATCCAACGGCCCTGAGAGCATTGCCGGTGAACCTGAGAAACCCGCCTTAA